taaatatcGACCGgacaaacgaagaaaaaaacgaaaaaaaaaaaatgaaaaaagcaaaaaatttattttgtaactATGTATATCTTGCGAAGCGATCGAATCgattatctaatttttttctaacagattattttttttttgtttttttttttcttttaattctatGTGTTTAGCTTTTAATTAGAATATCAACCTTCAAGAGCATATtcggatattattatatactggAGCTATTCGTACGagtcttttttcaattaagcTATGGAatatgattggaaaaaaaaattaatagtgTGCAAGGTGAATCGGTTCGATGAAACGAACGAGCTGAAAATTTGTGCGAGAGAGAAGATGAcgatttaatttaattcaatttaattttaatttatttattgtaattatatttcgTTCCGCGATGATCAGTGTATGAATATTCTGATTGCAGATCGATCTTCGGAACAAGGAGATCACAGATTCCCTGAAATGACTGCCCAGGAGGCCATCATCATAAAAAATGCACGGAAGTGTTATACGAAAAATGTACCAGTTTTGGATAACCTCAACATGGTCGTTTCGCGGGGCTCCATgtaagtgaattttttatgcaaTGTTATTCGTCCCACTTCGAAGACTATACGTTACGAGTAATTTTAACTTTTCTGCTGAATTGACGAACTTTATTCTCTGTTTTTCACTGTCCTTATTTTGCTCGTCCCTGAAAGCTGCTAATTGTTGAGAAAAACAATTGCAAGATCTACGTCTCACCGCTGTGGGTCACGTCGATTGCGGAAAGGTTGAATATACTCCCTTAACTTGTAAATTAGTGatcataaaattataatatgagCGACAAAAATTCTATCGCAACGAtgtactatacatgtatacatacgacgAATCTTCGGTGCTGCTAAAAAaagttctttcttttttcaattcccgaaaaacgagaacgagcgtgatttttatattacttTTTCCTCAACGTTGCcgggattcttttttcttctctctttattttctttgctcCTGGTCAAGCAGATTCCAAATTCAGGTTCTCATTCTCATTTAGAGAAGCGGAAGTCTTGAACGATGTGCAAGTCGGAGGAACGTGAGtaacaaaaattagaaacaacCTCGCACCGAAgagatttgaaataaataataacgaaattaaTGCCCGAATACGTTGCGAAACGGAATAATTCATGCAAATTTATGCGTACCGAAATTCTCGAAACTATCCCGCGGCCCGTCTCTAGACGAACATCTAATTCGTGTTaggaacggaagaaaaaaagcgatcgAAAAACGTGAATTTAACGAGCAGTTAAAACAATCGATAACCATCAGTCCCCGCTTAATGGCCAATGGTAAGATAATATTTCATACTTCCGTATCGTCGTTGTCCGTCGTTGGCTGGATCGCGAACAATTCCTCGTCCATCGCGCATCCTGATGAGGAATACATACCAtagtttttttaatcattcgaACATTCCGAGAAATGCAGTTTGCGAGCAATCCAATCGGATTACCCGTCTTTGGAAAATGTTTAGTTATTCCTCTCACAGTTTATTGCAGAAACGTCGCGACCGATGAGACGTCGATTGTTATCGTCGTTCGGTCAAATCGTGGCCGGAGAATTACGGAAGCTCGTTCGCCCGGTATGGGGCGCCATTAAACGCGGCCTTTAATCGTCGTCGCTCATGAGCGGTCGTTGCCATCTTGTGACATTAAATGAAACAGGGACTAATTTTCTGATATGAAAACTTCAGTTATGGGCTTCTCGGAGCGAGCGGTTGCGGAAAAACTACCTTATTATCCTGCGTTGTTGGGGTGCAGCGATTGGACGGTGGAGATTTATGGGTCTTAGGAGGAAGACCCGGTTCCCAAGGTTCCGGAATTCCCGGACCTAGGGTCGGCTACATGCCTCAGGAAATATCTTTAGTCAAAGAATTCACGACCGCTAACGCTATGTACTATTTCGGACGCATTAGCGGAGTCAGCGACAGCGACATAGGTGGGCTTTCTGCACGATTTTGGCGTTGACTCCGGACCAAAAATTGAcagcttcatttttcacccgcAGAGGAGAGACTCACCTTCCTGACGGACCTTCTTCAGCTCCCTCCGAGGAACAGACAGGTCAAACATATGAGCGGGGGACAGCAGAGGAGAGTATCCTTCGCAGTTTCCATGATCCATAGGCCCGAACTCCTCATCCTCGACGAGCCAACCGTAGGACTGGACCCGGTACTGCGAGCAAAGTATGTGTTTTTTGTGGTTCTCTTTTCTTGACAGGGCTGACGACGCAGTAGACAGAATCTCATGTCCCACCTTGTATACTTTTTGATGCAGCATATGGACTTACTTACTGAAACTCACAAAAGAGGAAGACACCGCTGTCGTTATAACCACCCATTACATCGAAGAGGCTAAGCAGGCCCACAAGGTACGAAGACGGTACAGATGAAACGGACTCAAATTCGTTTGTCGGAGAGCGTAGCGGGTACAGAGTCTGATATGAAACACGCTACTTTTTCAGATAGGCATGATGCGGTGCGGACAACTGCTGGCGGAGAACACACCTAACCAAATTTTGGCACAGTTCGAATGCGAAACCTTGGAGCAAGCCTTTTTAACCTTGAGTCAAAGACAAGCGGACAGACAGAACAAAGAAGAAACTGCCCCGGAGGCGGTGAACGAAGTGCCAACTGACTTGGCCGAAGTTACTTCGTCGACAGTATCGCTTCATAACGGGCACTATAGCAGTACCGACGTAAGATCGAAGAGTTgtcgaaagatgaaaatgtgGGTAGCTGACAGGAGACCAATATGAcacgttgaattttcttttcagaaTATAATAAGTAGCGAAAAACAGCAGATGAAGAACAGGGAGGTCAGGTCACAACCCAGGAAGTCATTTAAGCTGAGAAAGTATCACGCGTTGATGGTGAAGAATATTCTACAGCTAATCAAACACCCGGGGTTGGTATTAATTCTTGTTTCACATACGATGGAACAAGAGAACCCGGAGATACATTGATTCACTTTGGTTCCAGGGGAATAGCATTCGCCATATTCTTTCCTCTGCTCCAGACGTTCCTCTTTTTCAACGCGATTGGAAGAGACCCGAGGAACTTGCATATGGCTGTGGTCAACGAAGAGGCTGGCAATTGTAACTCGAGCAGCATGTGGGGCGAAATAAACTACGACGTAGAGACCGACGTGTGCGAATTTGTAGACTTGAGCTGCAGATACTTACACGGCTTCGACGAATCCATTGTTACAAAGGTGATGACTCGAGTGCAAAGTGGAAGGCAGCGACTCGTccaaaactttgaaaacttctTCTGATTCGCAGGATTATTATCCCGACCAAGCAACCGCCTTCGAAGCTGTCACAGGGGGCAGAGCCGTCGGCTTGATGTACTTTGCCAGAAACTTCTCCCAAGCTCTTCAGAGTCGAAGAGACGACGGGAGATACGTGAGCTCCGAAGATTTGGAGAGCGGTCAAATCCAGATATCCCTGGACATGGGGAGTGAGTAGATCATACTAATGAATATCACACGTTGTTTTCATTCGTAACGTAACCTTCGTTTGTTTCAGACCGACAAATTGGCTTGtggctgaagaaaaaactctACGATCGGTACTTCGAAATCCAAGAGGAAGTTTTGACGGCATGTAACACTTCTCCGAGACAGGGCGATTTGCCGCTCAGGGTAATGAAGTTATTgacaattattgaaattggAGTTACGCATTCGATGCAACtgagaaggtaaaaaaaaaaacacagcgTGATCGATCGTCCCATATTTACAGTTCCAGGAACCTATCTACGGTGAAAAGGACCAAAAATTCTCCATGTTTATGGCCCCAGGTTTTTTGCTGACGTAAGTGTTTTCAGTAAATAAACATCAGCACTCCGATGAATCTTTTCATCCAGAAACTTAAGTTCATTTTGATTTAACCTCAACAGCGTGGTTTATTTCCTGGCGACCTCCTTGACGTCGGCAATCATAATTACGGATCGTCTGGAAGGAGTGTGGGACAGGAGTTTGGTGacaggtgagaaaaaaaaaacaaaaaaacagaacgtTCCATGATCGAACATCTTCGGTTACGCAGGAATCACGACACTGGAAATCCTCGGGGCTCACATTCTCATGCAATTTGGAGTGACGATTATACAAGCGACGTTGATTCTCACCGTGAGTTTCGTTGGTTTTGAACTCCCTTGCAAAGGACCTCTCCTGGGGGTGATCGTCCTAATTTTACTGACTGGATTCTGCGGGATGTGTTACGGTGAGGATCTCAACATTCACATAACCTATAAAAACCGAACTTGTTGACGGATACTTTTCCTTGAATTTTCTCAGGACTCTTCATCTCGATAATGGTCTCCACCCACACGGTGGCGAACTACGTATCGACTGGGACGTTTTACCCCCTGATTCTGCTCTCGGGTAAgaatttttgccattttatCATTCCGAAGACTTACGATCCCCATTCGTGAAGAACGGACTTTgagttgatcgatcgatttctttACTCCGCTCAGGGTGCATTTGGCCGATGGAAGGAATGCCCATATTTCTCCAATGGATAAGTCGTACTCTGCCAACAACTGTGCCTGCGCTTTCCATGCGAGCCATGTTGGAAAAAGGACACTCGATAGACGAGTCGGACGTTTACAGCGGATTTCTAATCATAGCTGCTTGGACCGTGTGCCTAGCGATTCTCTGCATACTAGGCCTGAGGTCGAAGACGGCGGGTTAAAACAGACGGGATTAGTAATCCGAATTTCTTGAAACTCCACGAAATCCGACAAACAAAGAAGACTCACGTGCAGAAACCTGCCGGGAtttggggggggggcagggaacgaaataaaatactaaATTTACAACCGGtacgaaattgttttttgataGGAAAGCCACTCGAGTCGCATGCGATTGGGGGGCGAATATCGTTAATTGGCGAATCGACCGAATATCATCATTTACTCATTCTTGAAAAACTTCTTTTTCAACGACGTCGGAGTGAGGTGTTTGTTTTGCTCACCAGGCCAAATCGCTTCGGCCACGTAATAAGTgtgcgttgatttttttctcctcttctataGGTATTTTGTAAAAAGGAAATACAAGATCCGGTCATCCCGACGAAAGGATAAATTTTATGTCAACTTGTTTCTTTCACGAATTCATCATATTTTACGAGATATACTTAATTGCTATTTACGGATTAGTGTAGCGATAATTATAAAGATGACGTAACGATATGAACATACCAGTATATTCTACAAATACTTGTGTCCGTACGAACTTAGTATAGGAAATGTtttatatgtaaataaattatttatgattATTAAAAGTGTCCTTACTAATCTGAGGATAGAAATCTGCGAAAGTTGATTGTCTtgtattatttgaaattaattctcttccgtttttttgtaaaatttaaaaatcaccgatatttttcattaactCGAATTATTTAGCACAGCTACAGAAACCCCTGCTAACGCGTAACGGCATGCGACTGTAGTTACAATATCTCAGATTTTCTGccgttgtttttcgaattttcccatttttttccaattattttacaCTCAGTTCCGCCTGCCAAGCCTTCGGAAACAATTGAGTATCCGTAAAAATTCGGGAATCACCGGCGCGAGCGCCACCACTCGGAATATTTCCCAActattttcacgattttcattttttttcttccccgacGCGAGCGCTACTACTCGGAATATTTCCCAActaatttcacgattttcactttttcccaaATTTCCTCTGATGTTCAGCTTTTCATGCGGCGACGCTAGCGCTACCGCGAGatattttcgcaaaaaatcgcttgttttttttctttttttttttaaatttataaaatatttttttttttttgtttttaaattgGAAtaatagtagaaaaaaaatccgaaacgTCGTAACTTCAGTTGTGTATCGTTAGGCGTTAACAGAGGGCTTTTACAGAAAACAGAAGTAATAAGTAATTTgcaatgatataaaaaatgtgggaaaaaatgataaaaggttagaaaaagaggaaaataatcGTGTGTTGCGATTTTACAAATACGATTCCGTTCGTAAACTTAAGCTGTAGCTACGgagatatttgaatatttttacttcGATTAGCGGAAAATCAATTCggatggatgaataaaaaatggaacaaaaaattttcagttacaAAGTTCTGAAAACTTTATTGATTTAACCAGTTTATTATATCCGTCTGGACAGGTATTCAACACACTTTTCGAATCGTACTGTGTTTTAATTAACGTTGGAATTATACATCTTGAAAACTGATCGAATGTATTACATTAAAATTCATACGTTCGtgaatcattattttcatatgtaataacaatatacaggtacatacatgcatatacaCGATATCGTATACAAATACTCacgttataataaaataaaaataatcgtaacgaaaatttaaaaagaaacaGACGAATCAACagattatattatacagagTGTACAGTTATAATCGCTATTAAataatcatttcttttttttgtttgtgttTCTTTCAAAACTGCAATTTCTCATCGCATAATACCAATGATCACATCATtatacaaaatacaaaatacttttcatataataatttaaaaaaccaaggtttcatatttataaatattttttctattataacttgaaatttgttttgttttttttttttggttttttctccacttcatGACTTATTCATAATATATAAAcacgaatttcaaaatatgcatcacattttttattgattcctttttctctctctcttttttttcctctcctctccggCCTCTCCTTATTTCTAacaggtataaatatattacataataatatttgtgtacatatttatatgttACATTTTATTGTTCATCGATCGAATAAGAGcgtatagatagatatatatcatTTTACATCATACACCGTGACAAATTCATAATTACCGATAGTTTCTCTGtatctgcgaaaaaaaaaagaattttttttcccttttttcactttattttccgttttcttttgatcttcctttttttcttcaaacgggCTATTCGTTTAAATCTCACgtgctatttttttgttttttcgtttctgtcAATATACAGTCAccctgtgtacgtacattggtatagaattgataaataaataaataaataaataaataaataagtatacGAATTGATGTAGAAAATAattgggataaaaattttcaaaatttaatcaTTATTGAGTACaaacataagtatatacataagtatataactatatatacatatatatgtgattATAACAAGGAACTatacgtttttatttcactattaatatttttattattattattgttgttgttgttgttgttattattatttattgttcatCTTCTCTCGCGTATTTCCGCgcaccccgaaaaatgaatttgaaacaataaaccaaaaaataactaaagaagaacaaaataataaaaattgataaattatcatacataaaaaaaaaaataaaataaaataaaataacgaataacaTGTAATTGTTCGTCCTGCAACAACAGTAATCACGACATGTGCATAATAAACactttgttcttttcttttgttttttgttttaaataaaaaatatcggtaACTGCAGCGATTCGTTAATATGCGTATAT
This region of Athalia rosae chromosome 7, iyAthRosa1.1, whole genome shotgun sequence genomic DNA includes:
- the LOC105693900 gene encoding ABC transporter G family member 20 isoform X3; this translates as MTAQEAIIIKNARKCYTKNVPVLDNLNMVVSRGSIYGLLGASGCGKTTLLSCVVGVQRLDGGDLWVLGGRPGSQGSGIPGPRVGYMPQEISLVKEFTTANAMYYFGRISGVSDSDIEERLTFLTDLLQLPPRNRQVKHMSGGQQRRVSFAVSMIHRPELLILDEPTVGLDPVLRANIWTYLLKLTKEEDTAVVITTHYIEEAKQAHKIGMMRCGQLLAENTPNQILAQFECETLEQAFLTLSQRQADRQNKEETAPEAVNEVPTDLAEVTSSTVSLHNGHYSSTDNIISSEKQQMKNREVRSQPRKSFKLRKYHALMVKNILQLIKHPGGIAFAIFFPLLQTFLFFNAIGRDPRNLHMAVVNEEAGNCNSSSMWGEINYDVETDVCEFVDLSCRYLHGFDESIVTKDYYPDQATAFEAVTGGRAVGLMYFARNFSQALQSRRDDGRYVSSEDLESGQIQISLDMGNRQIGLWLKKKLYDRYFEIQEEVLTACNTSPRQGDLPLRFQEPIYGEKDQKFSMFMAPGFLLTVVYFLATSLTSAIIITDRLEGVWDRSLVTGITTLEILGAHILMQFGVTIIQATLILTVSFVGFELPCKGPLLGVIVLILLTGFCGMCYGLFISIMVSTHTVANYVSTGTFYPLILLSGCIWPMEGMPIFLQWISRTLPTTVPALSMRAMLEKGHSIDESDVYSGFLIIAAWTVCLAILCILGLRSKTAG
- the LOC105693900 gene encoding ABC transporter G family member 20 isoform X2, whose protein sequence is MTTTSSFRIHLPPGVRSWKADRSSEQGDHRFPEMTAQEAIIIKNARKCYTKNVPVLDNLNMVVSRGSIYGLLGASGCGKTTLLSCVVGVQRLDGGDLWVLGGRPGSQGSGIPGPRVGYMPQEISLVKEFTTANAMYYFGRISGVSDSDIEERLTFLTDLLQLPPRNRQVKHMSGGQQRRVSFAVSMIHRPELLILDEPTVGLDPVLRANIWTYLLKLTKEEDTAVVITTHYIEEAKQAHKIGMMRCGQLLAENTPNQILAQFECETLEQAFLTLSQRQADRQNKEETAPEAVNEVPTDLAEVTSSTVSLHNGHYSSTDNIISSEKQQMKNREVRSQPRKSFKLRKYHALMVKNILQLIKHPGGIAFAIFFPLLQTFLFFNAIGRDPRNLHMAVVNEEAGNCNSSSMWGEINYDVETDVCEFVDLSCRYLHGFDESIVTKDYYPDQATAFEAVTGGRAVGLMYFARNFSQALQSRRDDGRYVSSEDLESGQIQISLDMGNRQIGLWLKKKLYDRYFEIQEEVLTACNTSPRQGDLPLRFQEPIYGEKDQKFSMFMAPGFLLTVVYFLATSLTSAIIITDRLEGVWDRSLVTGITTLEILGAHILMQFGVTIIQATLILTVSFVGFELPCKGPLLGVIVLILLTGFCGMCYGLFISIMVSTHTVANYVSTGTFYPLILLSGCIWPMEGMPIFLQWISRTLPTTVPALSMRAMLEKGHSIDESDVYSGFLIIAAWTVCLAILCILGLRSKTAG
- the LOC105693900 gene encoding ABC transporter G family member 20 isoform X1 → MEYLLADMKPGGSCDARSSGKYREYRSSEQGDHRFPEMTAQEAIIIKNARKCYTKNVPVLDNLNMVVSRGSIYGLLGASGCGKTTLLSCVVGVQRLDGGDLWVLGGRPGSQGSGIPGPRVGYMPQEISLVKEFTTANAMYYFGRISGVSDSDIEERLTFLTDLLQLPPRNRQVKHMSGGQQRRVSFAVSMIHRPELLILDEPTVGLDPVLRANIWTYLLKLTKEEDTAVVITTHYIEEAKQAHKIGMMRCGQLLAENTPNQILAQFECETLEQAFLTLSQRQADRQNKEETAPEAVNEVPTDLAEVTSSTVSLHNGHYSSTDNIISSEKQQMKNREVRSQPRKSFKLRKYHALMVKNILQLIKHPGGIAFAIFFPLLQTFLFFNAIGRDPRNLHMAVVNEEAGNCNSSSMWGEINYDVETDVCEFVDLSCRYLHGFDESIVTKDYYPDQATAFEAVTGGRAVGLMYFARNFSQALQSRRDDGRYVSSEDLESGQIQISLDMGNRQIGLWLKKKLYDRYFEIQEEVLTACNTSPRQGDLPLRFQEPIYGEKDQKFSMFMAPGFLLTVVYFLATSLTSAIIITDRLEGVWDRSLVTGITTLEILGAHILMQFGVTIIQATLILTVSFVGFELPCKGPLLGVIVLILLTGFCGMCYGLFISIMVSTHTVANYVSTGTFYPLILLSGCIWPMEGMPIFLQWISRTLPTTVPALSMRAMLEKGHSIDESDVYSGFLIIAAWTVCLAILCILGLRSKTAG